One region of Mycolicibacterium rhodesiae NBB3 genomic DNA includes:
- a CDS encoding amino acid-binding protein → MLRVPSYLLRVQLEDRPGSLGSLAVALGSVGADILSLDVVERGTGYAVDDLVVDLPPGAMPDMLITAAEQIKGVYVDTIRPHLGLLEAHRELELIDHIAAAPSAKKLQVLADESPRVLRVGWCTVVRLTDSGPERIVGSHGAPETQAAETPWLPLDHAESLDGGADWVPQLWRDMDTTLAAAPLGNPNTAVVLGRPGGPLFRPSEVARLGYLTGIVATILR, encoded by the coding sequence GTGTTGCGCGTGCCTTCGTATCTGCTGCGGGTCCAGCTGGAGGACCGACCGGGCAGCCTCGGCTCGTTAGCCGTGGCTCTCGGCTCCGTGGGCGCTGACATCCTGTCCCTCGACGTCGTCGAACGCGGCACCGGCTACGCCGTCGACGACCTGGTCGTCGACCTGCCTCCCGGTGCGATGCCGGACATGCTCATCACCGCTGCCGAGCAGATCAAGGGCGTCTATGTCGACACCATCCGGCCGCATCTGGGCCTGTTGGAGGCCCATCGCGAACTCGAGCTCATCGACCACATCGCCGCAGCGCCCAGTGCCAAGAAACTTCAGGTGCTCGCCGACGAATCGCCACGCGTTCTGCGCGTCGGGTGGTGCACCGTCGTCCGGCTGACCGACTCGGGCCCGGAACGCATCGTCGGGAGTCATGGCGCTCCCGAGACTCAGGCCGCCGAAACTCCTTGGCTGCCACTGGATCACGCCGAATCGCTGGACGGCGGGGCCGACTGGGTACCTCAGCTGTGGCGAGACATGGACACCACGCTGGCCGCCGCGCCCCTCGGCAATCCCAACACCGCGGTCGTCCTCGGCCGACCGGGCGGCCCGCTGTTCCGGCCGTCCGAAGTGGCCCGGCTGGGTTACTTGACCGGAATCGTCGCGACGATCCTGCGCTGA
- a CDS encoding ATP-dependent 6-phosphofructokinase, translating to MRIGVLTGGGDCPGLNAVIRAVVRTCDVRYGSKVVGFLDGWRGLLEDRRIQLANDDRNDRLLAKGGTMLGTARVHPDKLRAGLDQIKQTLDDNGIDVLIPIGGEGTLTAAHWLSEENVPVVGVPKTIDNDIDCTDVTFGHDTALGVAAEAIDRLHSTAESHQRVMLVEVMGRHAGWIALNAGLASGAHMTLIPEQPYDVEEVCRLIKQRFVRGDAHFICVVAEGAKPAEGTTQLRPGGIDEFGHEKFTGVAQQLAVEVEKRINKEVRVTVLGHVQRGGTPTPYDRILATRFGVNAADAAHAGEYGMMVSLRGQEIGRVPLADAVRQLKLVPQSRYDDAAEFFG from the coding sequence ATGCGCATCGGAGTACTCACTGGCGGAGGCGACTGTCCCGGCCTGAATGCGGTGATCCGCGCCGTCGTCCGCACATGCGACGTGCGCTACGGATCCAAGGTGGTCGGTTTTCTGGACGGGTGGCGCGGCCTCCTCGAGGACCGGCGGATCCAGCTGGCCAACGACGATCGCAACGATCGGTTGCTGGCCAAGGGCGGCACGATGCTGGGCACCGCCCGGGTGCATCCCGACAAACTGCGGGCCGGGCTCGATCAGATCAAGCAGACGCTCGACGACAACGGCATCGATGTGCTGATCCCGATCGGCGGCGAGGGCACGCTGACCGCGGCCCACTGGCTCTCCGAGGAGAACGTGCCGGTGGTGGGTGTACCCAAGACCATCGACAACGACATCGACTGCACGGATGTGACCTTCGGACATGACACCGCGCTGGGTGTCGCCGCCGAGGCAATCGATCGCCTGCACAGCACCGCCGAGTCGCATCAGCGCGTGATGCTGGTCGAGGTGATGGGCCGCCACGCCGGCTGGATCGCGTTGAACGCCGGCCTCGCGTCCGGTGCGCATATGACATTGATCCCCGAACAGCCCTATGACGTCGAAGAAGTGTGCCGGCTGATCAAGCAGCGGTTCGTCCGCGGCGACGCCCATTTCATCTGCGTGGTGGCCGAAGGCGCCAAGCCGGCGGAAGGTACGACGCAGTTGCGCCCAGGCGGCATCGACGAATTCGGGCACGAGAAGTTCACGGGCGTCGCACAACAGCTCGCGGTCGAAGTCGAGAAGCGGATCAACAAAGAGGTGCGCGTCACCGTCCTCGGACACGTTCAGCGTGGCGGGACGCCGACGCCCTACGACCGGATCCTCGCCACCCGCTTCGGGGTGAACGCCGCTGACGCCGCGCACGCGGGTGAATACGGGATGATGGTGTCGCTGCGAGGTCAGGAGATCGGCCGGGTGCCGCTCGCCGACGCGGTGCGCCAGCTCAAGCTCGTGCCGCAGAGTCGCTACGACGACGCCGCCGAATTCTTCGGCTGA
- a CDS encoding DUF2510 domain-containing protein, whose amino-acid sequence MSAPTPVAGWYPDPQNPSQQRYWNGTVWAAQHPPPRRVGGVFGRVFAYLLVIAVLTGLVSGTVAMPIFGTIFGLVVGVGIGLPVALLAAAVIAAAARPSVTRKTYCRCIDATLVTLFVAVILLAVAWINQHALAGSRGAYTLLGVTLICLIAVRPLLRRLVPATPTPSS is encoded by the coding sequence ATGAGTGCGCCCACCCCTGTGGCCGGCTGGTATCCCGATCCGCAAAATCCGAGTCAACAGCGGTACTGGAACGGAACTGTCTGGGCTGCGCAACATCCGCCGCCGAGACGCGTCGGCGGCGTGTTCGGTCGCGTGTTCGCCTACCTGCTCGTTATTGCTGTCCTCACTGGACTCGTCAGCGGCACCGTCGCCATGCCGATCTTCGGCACGATCTTCGGATTGGTGGTCGGGGTAGGCATCGGTCTCCCGGTCGCACTACTCGCGGCCGCGGTCATCGCCGCAGCTGCGCGCCCGTCGGTCACGCGGAAGACCTATTGCCGTTGCATCGACGCAACGCTGGTGACGCTTTTTGTCGCGGTCATTTTGTTGGCTGTCGCGTGGATAAATCAGCACGCTCTCGCCGGATCCCGGGGTGCGTACACGCTGCTCGGCGTCACGTTGATCTGCCTCATCGCAGTACGGCCGCTGCTGCGTCGCCTCGTTCCGGCAACCCCGACGCCGTCGTCCTAG
- a CDS encoding ArsR/SmtB family transcription factor yields the protein MSTSAVETAPLFDALGDPNRLRIITRLCDGGPCSTTKITAVVSVSRQAATKHLLLLEAVGLVSSQRHGRERIWRVQPKPLTDASEFLNALSQKWDNAIDRLRTYVEDN from the coding sequence GTGAGCACGTCCGCGGTGGAAACGGCGCCGTTGTTCGACGCACTCGGTGATCCGAATCGCCTGCGCATCATCACCCGCCTGTGCGATGGCGGACCCTGCTCGACGACCAAGATCACCGCGGTGGTCTCAGTTAGCCGGCAGGCGGCCACCAAGCATCTCCTGCTCCTGGAGGCGGTGGGGCTGGTGAGCAGTCAGCGTCATGGCAGGGAGCGCATCTGGCGAGTGCAGCCCAAACCGCTGACGGATGCGAGCGAATTCCTCAATGCGCTCTCGCAAAAGTGGGACAATGCAATTGACCGATTGCGAACTTACGTAGAAGACAATTAA
- a CDS encoding MmcQ/YjbR family DNA-binding protein, with protein MPHPIMFSDDDPLLAKVRKVALGFPEAFEKVSHGRPAFFVSKMFVMYGGSVRPQTKGADYVQYPRSIMVKVDESDRRALEQDRRFFYPAYLGPSGWLGLDLAATKKVDWNEVTELIDASYRLVAPRKLLLRLDEA; from the coding sequence ATGCCGCACCCGATCATGTTCAGCGACGACGATCCGCTGCTGGCGAAGGTGCGCAAGGTCGCCCTCGGCTTTCCCGAGGCGTTCGAGAAGGTCTCGCACGGGAGGCCCGCGTTCTTCGTCTCGAAGATGTTCGTGATGTACGGCGGCAGCGTCAGACCCCAGACCAAGGGCGCCGACTATGTCCAGTACCCACGCTCGATCATGGTGAAGGTCGACGAAAGCGACCGTCGGGCACTCGAACAGGACCGCCGGTTCTTCTACCCGGCTTACCTTGGCCCGTCGGGCTGGCTCGGGCTGGATCTGGCCGCGACGAAGAAGGTCGATTGGAACGAGGTCACCGAATTGATCGACGCGTCGTATCGGTTGGTCGCTCCCAGGAAGCTCCTACTGCGGCTCGACGAAGCGTGA
- the ligA gene encoding NAD-dependent DNA ligase LigA, which translates to MSPKATPDPKTTLAEHSEDAPDADLRRRWQELADEVRDHQFRYYVRDSPTISDAEFDKLLRELQALEDAHHELRTPDSPTQLVGGAGFATDFTSADHLERMLSLDNVFAPDELAAWAARTKGEIGDDAHYLCELKIDGVALALVYRDGRLERAATRGDGRTGEDVTLNARTIDDIPEKLTGSKELPVPTLLEVRGEVFFRVADFEDLNAGLVAEGKPPFANPRNSAAGSLRQKNPAVTARRKLRMICHGLGRAEGFSPKTLHDAYRALGEWGLPVSDHTARVKGIDAVTEHIAYWGEHRHDVEHEIDGVVVKVDEIALQRRLGSTSRAPRWAIAYKYPPEEATTKLLDIKVNVGRTGRVTPFAFMEPVKVAGSTVSQATLHNASEVVRKGVLIGDTVVIRKAGDVIPEVLGPVVDLRDGSEREFVMPTTCPECGTTLAPAKEGDADIRCPNTRSCPAQLRERVFHVAGRGAFDIEGLGYEAAVALLQAGVITDEGDLFTLGSSDLLQTDLFTTKDGNLSANGKRLLVNLHEAKSKPLWRVLVALSIRHVGPTAARALATEYGTLDAIMAASEEELAVVEGVGPTVAAAVTEWFTVDWHRAIIDKWRAAGVRMADERDTSIERTLEGLSIVVTGSLTGYSRDDAKEAIVARGGKAASSVSKKTAYVVAGDSPGSKYDKAVELNVPILDEDGFTRLLATGPDGV; encoded by the coding sequence GTGAGCCCGAAGGCGACGCCCGACCCGAAGACCACGCTGGCAGAACACTCCGAGGACGCCCCCGACGCCGATCTGCGCCGCCGCTGGCAAGAGCTGGCCGACGAGGTGCGCGATCATCAGTTCCGTTACTACGTGCGCGACTCACCGACCATCTCGGACGCCGAGTTCGACAAGCTGCTGCGCGAACTGCAGGCCCTCGAAGACGCGCACCACGAGCTGCGAACCCCCGATTCTCCGACGCAACTGGTCGGCGGCGCCGGCTTCGCCACCGACTTCACCTCTGCGGATCACCTGGAGCGGATGCTGTCGCTGGACAACGTGTTCGCGCCGGACGAGCTGGCGGCGTGGGCCGCGCGCACCAAGGGCGAGATCGGCGACGACGCGCATTACCTGTGCGAGCTCAAGATCGACGGCGTCGCGCTGGCGCTGGTGTACCGCGACGGACGGCTGGAGCGTGCGGCCACGCGGGGCGATGGTCGCACCGGCGAGGACGTGACACTGAATGCGCGCACGATCGACGACATCCCCGAAAAGCTGACCGGCAGCAAGGAATTGCCGGTTCCCACACTCCTCGAGGTGCGCGGTGAGGTGTTCTTCCGTGTCGCCGACTTCGAAGACCTCAATGCCGGGCTCGTTGCCGAGGGCAAACCGCCGTTCGCCAATCCGCGCAACAGCGCGGCCGGCTCGCTGCGCCAGAAGAACCCCGCCGTCACCGCGCGCCGCAAGCTGCGGATGATCTGCCACGGCCTCGGTCGCGCCGAGGGCTTCAGCCCCAAGACGTTGCACGACGCATATCGCGCGCTGGGGGAGTGGGGGCTGCCGGTGTCCGATCACACCGCCAGGGTCAAGGGGATCGACGCAGTCACCGAGCACATCGCGTACTGGGGCGAGCACCGACACGACGTCGAACACGAAATCGACGGTGTCGTAGTCAAAGTCGACGAGATCGCGCTGCAGCGGCGCCTCGGTTCGACCTCACGCGCCCCCCGGTGGGCGATCGCCTACAAGTACCCGCCTGAAGAGGCGACCACGAAGCTGCTCGACATCAAGGTCAACGTGGGGCGCACCGGCCGGGTCACCCCGTTCGCCTTCATGGAGCCGGTGAAGGTCGCGGGCTCCACCGTCAGCCAGGCGACGCTGCACAACGCATCCGAGGTCGTCCGCAAGGGCGTGCTGATCGGCGACACGGTGGTGATCCGCAAGGCCGGCGACGTCATTCCCGAGGTACTCGGACCGGTCGTCGATCTGCGTGACGGCTCTGAACGCGAATTCGTCATGCCCACAACGTGTCCCGAATGCGGAACCACTCTCGCGCCGGCCAAGGAGGGCGATGCGGACATCCGCTGTCCCAACACGCGGTCGTGCCCGGCGCAGCTGCGGGAGCGCGTGTTCCACGTCGCGGGGAGGGGCGCATTCGACATCGAGGGCCTCGGCTATGAGGCGGCGGTCGCGCTCCTGCAGGCGGGCGTCATCACCGACGAAGGTGACCTGTTCACCCTCGGCAGTTCCGATCTGTTGCAGACCGACCTGTTCACCACCAAGGACGGCAACCTGTCGGCCAACGGCAAGCGACTGTTGGTGAATCTCCATGAGGCCAAGTCGAAACCGCTGTGGCGGGTGCTGGTGGCGTTGTCCATCCGCCATGTGGGTCCGACCGCTGCCCGGGCGCTGGCCACCGAGTACGGCACGCTCGACGCGATCATGGCCGCGTCGGAGGAGGAACTCGCGGTCGTCGAAGGCGTGGGCCCCACCGTCGCTGCCGCGGTGACGGAATGGTTCACCGTCGACTGGCACCGCGCGATCATCGACAAGTGGCGCGCGGCCGGCGTGCGGATGGCCGACGAACGCGACACGAGCATCGAGCGCACGCTCGAAGGACTGTCGATCGTCGTCACCGGGTCATTGACGGGGTACTCCCGCGACGACGCCAAGGAGGCCATCGTCGCGCGGGGAGGTAAAGCCGCCAGTTCCGTGTCGAAGAAGACCGCCTACGTCGTGGCGGGCGACTCCCCGGGATCGAAGTACGACAAGGCCGTCGAACTCAATGTTCCGATCCTCGATGAAGACGGCTTCACCCGCCTGCTGGCGACCGGGCCCGACGGCGTCTAG
- the gatB gene encoding Asp-tRNA(Asn)/Glu-tRNA(Gln) amidotransferase subunit GatB, which produces MTVAASELLDYDEVIARYEPVMGMEVHVELSTATKMFCGCTNEFGGEPNTQVCPVCLGLPGSLPVLNQSAVESAIRIGLALNCDIAPWGRFARKNYFYPDQPKNYQISQYDEPIAVNGYLDVPLEDGTTWRVEIERAHMEEDTGKLTHLGSDSGRIEGATTSLLDYNRAGVPLIEIVSKPIEGTGERAPEIARAYVTALRDLLRALGVSDVRMDQGSMRCDSNVSLKLTGATEFGTRTETKNVNSLKSVEVAVRYEMRRQAAVLEAGGSITQETRHFHEDGYTTAGRSKETAQDYRYFPEPDLEPVAPSAELVERLRGTIPELPWLTRKRIQQEWGISDEVMRDLVNNGAIDLVAATVEHGASSESARAWWGNFLVQKANEAGIELDALPITPAQVAAVVKLVDEGKLSNKLARQVVEGVLAGEGEPEQVMADRGLAVVRDDSLIQAAVDEALAANPDVAEKIRGGKVQAAGAIVGAVMKATKGQADAARVRELVLAACS; this is translated from the coding sequence ATGACTGTCGCCGCCTCCGAGCTCCTTGACTACGACGAGGTCATCGCCCGCTACGAACCCGTCATGGGCATGGAAGTCCACGTCGAGCTGTCCACCGCCACCAAGATGTTCTGCGGTTGCACGAATGAGTTCGGCGGCGAGCCCAATACCCAGGTGTGCCCGGTGTGCCTCGGTCTGCCCGGATCCCTGCCCGTGCTCAACCAGTCCGCGGTCGAGTCGGCCATCCGGATCGGATTGGCGCTCAATTGCGACATCGCGCCGTGGGGCCGGTTCGCCAGGAAGAACTACTTCTACCCCGACCAGCCGAAGAACTACCAGATCAGCCAGTACGACGAGCCGATCGCCGTCAACGGCTATCTCGACGTCCCGCTCGAGGACGGCACCACTTGGCGCGTGGAGATCGAACGCGCGCACATGGAGGAGGACACCGGCAAGCTCACGCACCTCGGCAGCGACTCCGGCCGCATCGAGGGCGCGACCACGTCGCTGCTCGACTACAACCGTGCCGGTGTGCCGCTGATCGAGATCGTCAGCAAGCCCATCGAAGGCACCGGGGAACGCGCGCCGGAGATCGCCAGGGCCTACGTGACTGCACTGCGAGACCTGTTGCGCGCCTTGGGTGTTTCCGATGTGCGGATGGACCAGGGTTCGATGCGGTGTGACTCGAACGTGTCGCTGAAACTCACCGGCGCCACGGAGTTCGGTACGCGTACCGAGACCAAGAACGTGAACTCGCTCAAGAGCGTGGAAGTCGCTGTGCGCTACGAGATGCGGCGCCAGGCAGCGGTTCTCGAAGCGGGCGGCTCCATCACCCAGGAGACCCGTCACTTCCATGAAGACGGCTACACCACCGCGGGTCGCAGCAAGGAGACGGCACAGGACTACCGGTATTTCCCCGAGCCCGACCTCGAGCCGGTCGCACCCAGTGCCGAACTCGTCGAACGGCTGCGCGGCACCATTCCCGAGCTACCGTGGTTGACCCGCAAGCGGATTCAGCAGGAGTGGGGCATCTCCGACGAGGTCATGCGCGATCTGGTCAACAACGGCGCCATCGATCTGGTGGCCGCGACGGTCGAACACGGCGCATCGAGCGAGTCGGCTCGGGCATGGTGGGGAAACTTCCTGGTGCAGAAGGCCAATGAGGCTGGAATCGAACTCGACGCGCTGCCGATCACCCCGGCGCAGGTCGCGGCCGTGGTGAAGCTGGTCGACGAGGGCAAGCTGTCGAACAAGTTGGCCCGTCAGGTCGTGGAGGGTGTGCTGGCCGGGGAAGGCGAGCCCGAACAGGTGATGGCCGATCGCGGGCTAGCCGTCGTGCGCGATGATTCGCTTATCCAGGCGGCCGTCGACGAAGCTCTGGCCGCCAATCCTGATGTCGCGGAAAAGATTCGCGGGGGCAAGGTCCAGGCCGCGGGTGCGATCGTCGGTGCCGTGATGAAGGCGACCAAGGGTCAGGCTGACGCGGCGCGGGTCCGCGAACTGGTATTGGCCGCCTGCAGCTAG
- a CDS encoding 4-coumarate--CoA ligase family protein, whose protein sequence is MSFASPFPEVDIPSTSVYDFLFDRVEDADLDRVALVDAKSGRETTYREMIARVDAFAGALTGRGIGVGDVVGLLSPNSSGFAVAFHGILRSGATATTINALFTAKDIAKQLTDSNAKMLVTVTPLLAQAKEAAAAVGMADSDLVVLDGEGHEIAGHPNAADLMAPGLPAPDVSFAPSSHLAVLPYSSGTTGNPKGVMLTHRNLVANVAQIRPLHGMVADDVVVAVLPFFHIYGMTVLLNAALQARARLVVMGSFDLTEFLANIANHKCTIAFIAPPVAVALAKHPLIDDYDLGSLKVLMSGAAPLDADLGQAVADRLRCRVVQGYGMSELSPVSHITPFDAGAHDVKGNAPLSSVGWTVSNAASKIIDPETGDEIGVPAEGLSETGELWFKGPNVMAGYLNNEQATQETIDDDGWLHTGDLAQVDANGCVYIVDRLKELIKYKGYQVPPAELEAVLLSHPSIADAAVIGVVDDTGEEVPKAFVVKQSGTELSEAEVMDFVAGQVAPYKKVRQVAFIDAIPKSASGKILRKDLRTS, encoded by the coding sequence ATGAGTTTCGCGAGCCCCTTCCCCGAGGTCGACATTCCATCGACCAGCGTCTACGACTTCCTCTTCGACCGGGTCGAGGACGCGGACCTCGACCGGGTGGCCCTCGTCGATGCGAAGTCGGGCCGCGAGACCACCTACCGGGAGATGATCGCGCGGGTCGACGCATTCGCCGGTGCGCTGACCGGACGCGGCATCGGCGTCGGCGATGTCGTCGGACTGCTGTCACCGAACAGCTCGGGATTCGCGGTCGCCTTCCACGGCATCCTGCGCTCGGGTGCGACGGCGACCACCATCAATGCGTTGTTCACCGCCAAAGACATCGCCAAGCAACTGACCGATTCGAACGCCAAGATGCTGGTGACGGTCACACCGCTGCTGGCACAGGCGAAGGAAGCCGCCGCTGCGGTCGGTATGGCCGACAGCGACCTGGTCGTTCTCGACGGCGAAGGGCATGAGATCGCCGGTCATCCCAACGCCGCCGATCTGATGGCGCCCGGACTGCCTGCTCCAGACGTCAGCTTCGCACCGTCGTCTCATCTCGCGGTGCTGCCGTACAGCTCGGGCACGACCGGAAACCCCAAGGGCGTGATGTTGACCCACCGCAACCTGGTGGCCAACGTCGCTCAGATCAGGCCGCTGCACGGAATGGTCGCCGACGACGTCGTCGTCGCGGTGCTCCCCTTCTTTCACATCTACGGCATGACGGTGTTGCTCAACGCCGCGCTGCAGGCCCGGGCGCGTCTGGTCGTCATGGGAAGTTTCGATCTGACCGAATTCCTCGCCAACATCGCGAACCACAAGTGCACGATCGCGTTCATCGCGCCGCCGGTCGCGGTGGCGCTGGCCAAGCATCCGCTGATCGACGACTACGACCTCGGGTCGCTGAAGGTCCTCATGTCCGGCGCGGCTCCGCTCGACGCCGACCTGGGACAGGCGGTCGCCGACCGCCTGCGGTGCCGGGTCGTTCAGGGCTACGGCATGAGCGAGCTGAGCCCCGTCAGCCACATCACCCCTTTCGATGCGGGTGCGCATGACGTGAAGGGCAACGCGCCGTTGAGCTCGGTCGGGTGGACAGTGTCCAATGCCGCCTCCAAGATCATCGACCCCGAGACCGGTGACGAAATCGGTGTCCCCGCCGAAGGTCTCAGCGAGACCGGCGAGCTCTGGTTCAAGGGTCCGAACGTCATGGCGGGCTATCTGAACAATGAACAGGCCACCCAAGAAACGATCGACGACGACGGCTGGCTGCACACCGGCGACCTCGCCCAGGTCGACGCGAACGGCTGCGTGTACATCGTCGACCGTCTCAAGGAGCTGATCAAGTACAAGGGTTACCAAGTGCCGCCCGCCGAACTCGAGGCCGTGCTGCTGAGCCATCCCTCGATTGCCGACGCGGCGGTCATCGGCGTCGTCGACGACACGGGCGAAGAGGTGCCAAAAGCGTTCGTGGTGAAGCAATCCGGGACGGAACTCAGCGAGGCCGAGGTGATGGACTTCGTCGCCGGACAGGTTGCGCCGTACAAGAAGGTTCGCCAGGTCGCGTTCATCGACGCGATCCCGAAGTCGGCGTCAGGCAAGATCCTGCGCAAGGACCTACGTACGTCGTAG
- a CDS encoding SRPBCC family protein, which translates to MNPDRIEKEVVLKAPLERVWRAISDADEFGQWFGVRFDGPFVPGTSVTGVMTPTAVDEEVAKAQQPYAGQADRWQIVAVEPPRRLAFRWHPFGVEDGEDEASQPTTLVEFTLEDTSGGVLLRIVESGFEAIPAARRQSAFEGNSEGWSAQTELIRKYLTLSEKM; encoded by the coding sequence ATGAATCCGGATCGGATCGAAAAGGAAGTCGTCCTGAAGGCGCCGCTCGAGCGAGTTTGGCGTGCGATCAGCGACGCCGACGAGTTCGGCCAATGGTTTGGGGTGCGTTTCGACGGTCCGTTCGTACCCGGCACGTCGGTCACCGGGGTCATGACGCCGACGGCAGTCGACGAGGAGGTCGCCAAGGCCCAACAGCCATACGCCGGTCAGGCGGACCGCTGGCAGATCGTCGCGGTCGAGCCGCCTCGCAGACTGGCGTTCCGCTGGCACCCGTTCGGCGTCGAAGACGGCGAAGACGAGGCGAGCCAGCCGACGACGCTCGTGGAGTTCACCCTCGAGGACACGTCCGGCGGCGTGCTGTTGCGCATTGTCGAATCCGGTTTCGAGGCCATCCCGGCCGCCCGCCGCCAGTCGGCTTTCGAGGGCAACAGCGAAGGCTGGTCGGCCCAGACCGAGCTAATCCGCAAATACCTGACGCTCAGCGAGAAGATGTGA
- the gatA gene encoding Asp-tRNA(Asn)/Glu-tRNA(Gln) amidotransferase subunit GatA: MSDLTRLDAATLGAKIAAKEVSSTEATRACLDQIASTDGEYHAFLHVAEDKALAEAARVDALVAAGETLPSPLAGVPLALKDVFTTTDMPTTCGSKILEGWTSPYDATVTARLRAAGIPILGKTNMDEFAMGSSTENSAYGPTRNPWDTGRVPGGSGGGSAAALAAFQAPLAIGSDTGGSIRQPAALTSTVGVKPTYGTVSRYGLIACASSLDQGGPCARTVLDTALLHEVIAGHDPKDSTSVDAAVPDVVAAAKTGADGDLKGVRIGVVKQLRGDGYEAGVLASFNAAVDQLTALGAEVSEVDCPHFDYSLPAYYLILPSEVSSNLARFDAMRYGLRVGDDGTHSAEEVMALTRAAGFGPEVKRRIMIGTYALSAGYYDAYYNQAQKVRTLIARDLDEAYQKVDVLISPATPTTAFRLGEKVDDPLAMYLFDLCTLPLNLAGHCGMSVPSGLSADDNLPVGLQIMAPALADDRLYKVGAAYEVARGPLPTAI; the protein is encoded by the coding sequence GTGAGCGACCTGACCCGGCTCGACGCCGCGACGTTGGGCGCCAAGATCGCGGCCAAGGAGGTGTCGTCCACCGAGGCGACGCGGGCCTGTCTGGATCAGATCGCGTCCACCGACGGCGAGTACCACGCCTTCCTGCACGTCGCCGAAGACAAGGCGCTGGCCGAGGCGGCACGGGTGGACGCGCTGGTCGCCGCCGGCGAGACGCTGCCGTCGCCGCTGGCCGGTGTGCCGCTGGCGCTCAAGGACGTGTTCACCACCACCGACATGCCGACCACCTGCGGGTCGAAAATCCTCGAGGGGTGGACGTCGCCCTACGACGCGACGGTCACCGCGCGGCTGCGTGCGGCGGGCATCCCGATCCTGGGCAAGACGAACATGGACGAGTTCGCGATGGGCAGCTCGACCGAGAACTCGGCATACGGTCCGACCCGCAACCCCTGGGACACGGGCCGCGTGCCAGGAGGCTCAGGTGGCGGGAGCGCCGCAGCGCTCGCAGCGTTCCAGGCGCCGCTGGCCATCGGGTCCGACACCGGCGGCTCGATCCGTCAGCCCGCGGCGCTGACCTCGACGGTTGGGGTGAAACCGACGTACGGCACGGTGTCGCGCTACGGACTGATCGCCTGCGCCTCGTCGCTGGATCAGGGCGGGCCGTGCGCGCGCACGGTGCTGGACACCGCTCTGCTGCACGAGGTGATCGCCGGACACGACCCGAAGGACTCGACGTCTGTCGACGCCGCGGTGCCCGATGTGGTGGCGGCGGCCAAGACGGGCGCGGACGGCGATCTGAAAGGAGTGCGGATCGGGGTGGTGAAGCAGCTGCGCGGCGACGGGTACGAGGCCGGCGTGCTTGCGTCGTTCAATGCCGCCGTCGACCAGCTGACCGCGTTGGGCGCTGAAGTCAGCGAGGTCGACTGCCCGCACTTCGACTACTCGCTGCCCGCGTACTACTTGATCCTGCCGTCGGAGGTGTCGTCGAATCTCGCGCGTTTCGATGCCATGCGATACGGGTTGCGCGTCGGGGATGACGGGACGCACAGCGCCGAGGAGGTGATGGCGTTGACCCGTGCCGCCGGATTCGGCCCAGAAGTGAAGCGCCGCATCATGATTGGCACTTATGCGTTGTCGGCGGGCTATTACGACGCCTACTACAACCAGGCGCAGAAGGTGCGGACGCTGATCGCCCGCGATCTCGACGAGGCCTACCAGAAGGTCGACGTGCTGATCTCACCGGCGACCCCGACGACTGCGTTCCGGTTGGGGGAGAAGGTCGATGATCCGCTGGCGATGTACCTCTTCGACCTGTGCACGCTTCCGTTGAACCTGGCCGGCCACTGCGGTATGTCGGTGCCGTCGGGCCTGTCGGCCGACGACAACCTGCCGGTCGGCCTGCAGATCATGGCCCCCGCCCTGGCCGATGACCGGCTCTACAAAGTTGGTGCCGCCTATGAAGTTGCACGAGGTCCGCTGCCAACTGCGATCTGA
- the gatC gene encoding Asp-tRNA(Asn)/Glu-tRNA(Gln) amidotransferase subunit GatC, translating into MSQISRDEVAHLARLARLALTEDELDSFAGQLDAIISHVSQIQAVDVAGVDPTGNPLKDVNVFRPDAVEPCLTQEEALAEAPKAVDGRFAVPRILGEAE; encoded by the coding sequence GTGTCGCAGATCTCTCGAGACGAGGTGGCCCATTTGGCGCGCCTGGCCCGCCTCGCCCTGACCGAGGACGAGTTGGACAGCTTCGCCGGACAGCTGGACGCCATCATCAGTCATGTCAGTCAGATCCAGGCCGTCGACGTCGCCGGGGTCGACCCGACCGGCAATCCGCTCAAAGACGTCAACGTGTTCCGTCCTGACGCTGTCGAACCGTGCCTTACCCAGGAGGAAGCACTGGCCGAGGCGCCCAAGGCGGTCGACGGCCGATTCGCCGTTCCGCGGATTCTGGGGGAGGCAGAGTGA